A stretch of Equus caballus isolate H_3958 breed thoroughbred chromosome 11, TB-T2T, whole genome shotgun sequence DNA encodes these proteins:
- the CLUH gene encoding clustered mitochondria protein homolog isoform X1 → MAWAQVCASCCRQLAEAVLPTATGVETEERTLLLGPASARQSPGPLIPGVPGTPNPGFSCPSNGFTSSDPLSEGYRKEGLSTGSSSTWGPGATAASWPTAVLLADLEQDARQGECALPRAVPAGLAPLKPEASRSSSPGSTSCMGASVVAEVGPRDTTSAGPEPETWLPRCHGSLETPEPRRGQPPTAPELPSVMLLNGDCPESLKREEGTAEPPRENGLDEAEPGEETTGQEVIVIQDTGFSVKILAPGIEPFSLQVSPQEMVQEIHQVLMDREDTCHRTCFSLHLDGNMLDHFSELRSVEGLQEGSVLRVVEEPYTVREARIHVRHVRDLLKSLDPSDAFNGVDCNSLSFLSVFTDGDLGDSGKRKKGLEMDPIDCTPPEYILPGSRERPLCPLQPQNRDWKPLQCLKVLTMSGWNPPPGNRKMHGDLMYLFVITAEDRQVSITASTRGFYLNQSTAYHFNPKPASPRFLSHSLVELLNQISPTFKKNFAVLQKKRVQRHPFERIATPFQVYSWTAPQAEHAMDCVRAEDAYTSRLGYEEHIPGQTRDWNEELQTTRELPRKNLPERLLRERAIFKVHSDFTAAATRGAMAVIDGNVMAINPSEETRMQMFIWNNIFFSLGFDVRDHYKDFGGDVAAYVAPTNDLNGVRTYNAVDVEGLYTLGTVVVDYRGYRVTAQSIIPGILERDQEQSVIYGSIDFGKTVVSHPRYLELLERTSRPLKILRHRVLNDRDEEVELCSSVECKGIIGNDGRHYILDLLRTFPPDLNFLPVPGEGLPEECTRAGFPRAHRHKLCCLRQELVDAFVEHRYLLFMKLAALQLMQQKASKLESPTSLENGGLPSPESKPEDPPGPEAGSEEEGSNASGLAKVKELAETIASDDGTADPRSREVIRNACKAVGSISNTAFDVRFNPDIFSPGVRFPESCQEEVRDQKQLLKDAAAFLLSCQIPGLVKDCTDHVVLPMDGATLAEVMRQRGINMRYLGKVLDLVLRSPARDQLDHIYKIGIGELITRSAKHIFKTYLQGVELSGLSAAISHFLNCFLSSYPNPVAHLPADELVSKKRNRRRRNRPPGAADNTAWAVMTPQELWKNICQEAKNYFDFSLECETVDQAVETYGLQKITLLREISLKTGIQILLKEYSFDSRHKPAFTEEDVLNIFPVVKHVNPKASDAFHFFQSGQAKVQQGFLKEGCELINEALNLFNNVYGAMHVEICACLRLLARLHYIMGDYAEALSNQQKAVLMSERVMGIEHPNTIQEYMHLALYCFASSQLSTALNLLYRARYLTLLVFGEDHPEMALLDNNIGLVLHGVMECDLSLRFLENALAVSTKYHGPKSLKVALSHHLVARVYESKAEFRSALQHEKEGYTIYKTQLGEDHEKTKESSEYLKCLTQQAVALQRTMNEIYRNGSSANIPPLKFTAPSMASVLEQLNVINGILFIPLSQKDLENLKAEVARRHQLQEASKNREKAEEPMATEPEPVGAPEDVASQPPAAKDPSSPSFQG, encoded by the exons ATGGCCTGGGCCCAGGTCTGTGCCAGCTGTTGCCGGCAGCTGGCTGAAGCAGTCCTGCCCACTGCCACTGGGGTTGAGACTGAGGAGAGGACCCTCTTGCtgggccctgcctctgccaggcaGTCCCCGGGACCCTTGATCCCAGGGGTCCCAGGTACCCCAAACCCTGGGTTCTCCTGCCCCTCTAACGGCTTCACTAGCAGTGACCCCCTTTCTGAGGGGTACAGGAAGGAGGGCCTGAGCACTGGTAGCAGCTCCACCTGGGGTCCTGGAGCCACCGCGGCCTCCTGGCCCACAGCCGTCCTTCTGGCCGACCTTGAGCAGGATGCAAGGCAGGGGGAGTGTGCCCTTCCCAGGGCTGTCCCAGCAGGCCTGGCCCCACTGAAACCCGAAGCCAGCCGGAGCTCTAGCCCTGGGTCGACCAGCTGCATGGGAGCAAGCGTAGTGGCAGAGGTCGGACCGAGAGACACAACCAGTGCCGGGCCTGAGCCAGAGACCTGGCTGCCTCGCTGCCATGGCAGTCTTGAGACTCCAGAGCCCAGGAGAGGGCAACCACCGACTGCACCAG AACTGCCGTCAGTCATGCTGTTGAATGGGGACTGCCCAGAGAGCCTGAAGAGGGAAGAGGGGACTGCCGAACCGCCCCGGGAAAATGGGCTGGATGAGGCCGAGCCAGGAGAGGAGACCACTGGACAGGAAGTCATTGTCATCCAGGACACAGGCTTTTCTGTGAAGATCCTGGCCCCTGGGATCGAGCCCTTCTCCCTACAg GTGTCCCCGCAGGAGATGGTACAGGAAATCCACCAGGTACTCATGGACCGTGAAGACACGTGTCACCGCACCTGCTTCTCACTGCACCTGGACGGCAACATGCTGGACCACTTTTCAGAGCTGCGCAGCGtggaggggctgcaggagggcTCCGTGCTACGTGTGGTAGAAG aGCCGTACACGGTGCGTGAGGCCCGCATCCACGTGCGCCATGTCCGAGACCTGCTCAAGAGCTTGGACCCGTCTGATGCCTTCAATGGGGTTGACTGCAACTCCTTGTCCTTCTTGAGCGTCTTCACCGACGGCGACCTGGGAG ACAGCGGGAAGCGGAAGAAGGGCTTGGAGATGGACCCCATCGACTGCACGCCACCCGAGTACATCCTTCCAGGGAGCCGGGAGCGGCCGTTGTGTCCCCTGCAGCCCCAGAACCGTGACTGGAAG CCCCTGCAGTGCCTGAAAGTGCTCACCATGAGTGGCTGGAACCCGCCCCCTGGGAACCGTAAGATGCATGGGGACCTCATGTACCTGTTTGTGATCACGGCCGAGGACCGGCAAGTCAGCATCACGGCGTCCACGCGGGGCTTTTATCTGAACCA GTCAACAGCGTATCACTTCAACCCCAAGCCCGCCAGCCCCCGCTTCCTCAGCCATTCCCTGGTGGAGCTGCTCAACCAGATCAGCCCGACCTTCAAAAAGAACTTTGCTGTGCTGCAGAAGAAAAG GGTCCAGCGCCACCCGTTCGAGAGGATCGCCACCCCGTTCCAGGTATACAGCTGGACAGCCCCCCAGGCAGAGCACGCCATGGACTGCGTGCGCGCAGAGGATGCCTACACCTCGAGGCTGGGCTACGAGGAGCACATACCCGGACAG ACCCGGGACTGGAACGAGGAGCTGCAGACCACGAGGGAACTGCCCCGCAAGAACCTGCCTGAGCGGCTGCTGCGAGAGAGAGCCATATTCAAG GTGCACAGTGACTTCACGGCGGCAGCCACGCGGGGTGCCATGGCGGTCATCGATGGCAACGTGATGGCCATCAACCCCAGTGAGGAGACCAGGATGCAGATGTTCATCTGGAACAACATCTTCTTCAGCCTGGGCTTCGATGTCCGTGACCACTACAAGGACTTCGGTGGGGACGTGGCGGCCTATGTGGCGCCCACCAACGACCTGAATGGCGTGCGCACATACAATGCAGTGGACGTGGAGGGGCTCTACACGCTGGGCACGGTGGTGGTGGATTACCGTGGCTACCGTGTTACGGCCCAGTCCATCATCCCCGGCATCCTGGAGCGGGACCAGGAGCAGAGCGTCATCTATGGCTCCATTGACTTTGGCAAGACAGTGGTGTCGCACCCACGATACCTGGAGCTGCTGGAACGCACGAGCCGGCCCCTCAAGATCCTGCGGCACCGGGTGCTCAACGACCGCGATGAGGAAGTGGAGCTCTGCTCTTCCGTGGAGTGCAAGGGCATCATCGGCAATGATGGGCGCCACTACATCCTCGACCTGCTGCGCACCTTCCCCCCTGACCTCAACTTCCTGCCCGTGCCTGGCGAGGGGCTGCCCGAGGAGTGCACCCGTGCTGGCTTCCCCCGCGCCCACCGGCACAAGCTCTGCTGCCTGCGCCAGGAGCTAGTGGATGCCTTTGTGGAGCACAG GTACCTCCTCTTCATGAAGCTGGCTGCCCTGCAGCTCATGCAGCAGAAAGCCAGCAAGTTGGAGAGCCCCACCTCACTGGAAAACGGCGGTCTCCCCTCCCCGGAGTCCAAGCCTGAAGACCCTCCAGGACCCGAGGCGGGAAGCGAGGAGGAGGGCAGCAATGCTAGTGGCCTGGCCAAGGTGAAGGAGCTGGCGGAGACCATCGCCTCGGACGACGGGACAG CAGACCCTCGGAGTCGGGAGGTGATCCGCAACGCATGCAAGGCAGTCGGCTCCATCAGCAACACAGCCTTTGACGTTCGCTTCAACCCTGACATCTTCTCGCCAG GGGTTCGCTTCCCTGAGTCTTGCCAGGAGGAAGTTCGGGACCAGAAGCAGCTGCTGAAAGATGCCGCTGCCTTCCTGCTCTCCTGCCAGATCCCCGGCTTG GTGAAGGACTGCACAGACCATGTGGTGCTGCCCATGGACGGGGCCACACTGGCCGAGGTGATGCGCCAGCGTGGCATCAACATGCGCTACCTGGGCAAGGTGTTAGACCTGGTGCTCCGGAGCCCGGCTCGTGACCAGCTGGACCACATCTAC AAAATTGGCATTGGAGAGCTCATCACCCGCTCTGCCAAGCATATCTTCAAGACATACTTACAG GGAGTTGAGCTCTCTGGCCTCTCAGCTGCCATCAGCCACTTCCTGAACTGCTTCCTGAGCTCATACCCCAACCCCGTGGCCCACCTGCCCGCTGACGAGCTGGTCTCCAAGaagaggaacaggaggaggagaaaccGTCCCCCGGGGGCGGCGGATAACACGGCCTGGGCCGTCATGACCCCCCAGGagctttggaaaaacatctgccAGGAGGCCAAGAACTACTTTGACTTCAGCCTCGAGTG TGAGACTGTGGACCAGGCTGTGGAGACATACGGCCTGCAGAAGATAACGCTGCTGCGGGAGATCTCCCTGAAGACCGGGATCCAG ATCCTGCTGAAGGAGTACAGCTTCGACAGCCGCCACAAACCCGCATTCACTGAGGAGGATGTGCTCAACATCTTCCCCGTGGTCAAGCACGTCAACCCAAAGGCCTCGGATGCCTTCCACTTCTTCCAGAGCGGGCAGGCCAAAGTACAGCAGG gcttcctgaaggagggcTGCGAGCTCATCAATGAGGCCCTGAACCTGTTTAACAACGTGTACGGAGCCATGCACGTGGAGATCTGCGCCTGCTTGCGCCTCCTGGCCCGTCTCCACTACATTATGGGTGACTACGCTGAG GCCCTGAGCAACCAACAGAAGGCAGTGCTGATGAGTGAGCGAGTGATGGGCATCGAGCACCCCAACACCATCCAGGAATAC ATGCACTTGGCCCTGTACTGCTTTGCCAGCAGCCAGCTGTCCACGGCCCTGAACCTGTTGTACCGCGCCCGCTACCTCACACTGCTCGTGTTCGGGGAGGACCACCCGGAGATGGCACTGCTGGAC AACAACATCGGGCTGGTGCTGCACGGAGTAATGGAGTGTGACCTGTCGCTGCGCTTCCTGGAGAATGCGCTGGCCGTCAGCACCAAGTACCACGGGCCCAAATCCCTCAAGGTGGCCCTCAG CCACCACCTGGTCGCCCGGGTCTACGAGAGCAAAGCCGAGTTCCGGTCAGCCCTACAGCACGAGAAGGAAGGCTACACCATCTACAAGACCCAG CTGGGCGAGGACCATGAGAAGACCAAGGAGAGCTCTGAGTACCTCAAGTGCCTGACCCAGCAGGCCGTGGCCCTGCAGCGCACCATGAATGAGATCTACCGCAACGGCTCCAGCGCCAACATCCCACCCCTCAAG TTCACAGCCCCCAGCATGGCCAGTGTCCTGGAACAGCTCAACGTCATCAACGGCATCCTCTTCATTCCTCTCAG CCAAAAAGACTTAGAGAATCTGAAAGCTGAGGTGGCACGGCGGCACCAGCTCCAGGAAGCCAGCAAAAACAGGGAGAAGGCCGAGGAGCCCATGGCCACCGAGCCTGAGCCAGTGGGGGCCCCAGAGGATGTGGCCTCCCAGCCCCCGGCTGCCAAGGACCCTTCTTCCCCGAGCTTTCAGGGGTAG
- the CLUH gene encoding clustered mitochondria protein homolog isoform X2, producing MAWAQVCASCCRQLAEAVLPTATGVETEERTLLLGPASARQSPGPLIPGVPGTPNPGFSCPSNGFTSSDPLSEGYRKEGLSTGSSSTWGPGATAASWPTAVLLADLEQDARQGECALPRAVPAGLAPLKPEASRSSSPGSTSCMGASVVAEVGPRDTTSAGPEPETWLPRCHGSLETPEPRRGQPPTAPELPSVMLLNGDCPESLKREEGTAEPPRENGLDEAEPGEETTGQEVIVIQDTGFSVKILAPGIEPFSLQVSPQEMVQEIHQVLMDREDTCHRTCFSLHLDGNMLDHFSELRSVEGLQEGSVLRVVEEPYTVREARIHVRHVRDLLKSLDPSDAFNGVDCNSLSFLSVFTDGDLGDSGKRKKGLEMDPIDCTPPEYILPGSRERPLCPLQPQNRDWKPLQCLKVLTMSGWNPPPGNRKMHGDLMYLFVITAEDRQVSITASTRGFYLNQSTAYHFNPKPASPRFLSHSLVELLNQISPTFKKNFAVLQKKRVQRHPFERIATPFQVYSWTAPQAEHAMDCVRAEDAYTSRLGYEEHIPGQTRDWNEELQTTRELPRKNLPERLLRERAIFKVHSDFTAAATRGAMAVIDGNVMAINPSEETRMQMFIWNNIFFSLGFDVRDHYKDFGGDVAAYVAPTNDLNGVRTYNAVDVEGLYTLGTVVVDYRGYRVTAQSIIPGILERDQEQSVIYGSIDFGKTVVSHPRYLELLERTSRPLKILRHRVLNDRDEEVELCSSVECKGIIGNDGRHYILDLLRTFPPDLNFLPVPGEGLPEECTRAGFPRAHRHKLCCLRQELVDAFVEHRYLLFMKLAALQLMQQKASKLESPTSLENGGLPSPESKPEDPPGPEAGSEEEGSNASGLAKVKELAETIASDDGTDPRSREVIRNACKAVGSISNTAFDVRFNPDIFSPGVRFPESCQEEVRDQKQLLKDAAAFLLSCQIPGLVKDCTDHVVLPMDGATLAEVMRQRGINMRYLGKVLDLVLRSPARDQLDHIYKIGIGELITRSAKHIFKTYLQGVELSGLSAAISHFLNCFLSSYPNPVAHLPADELVSKKRNRRRRNRPPGAADNTAWAVMTPQELWKNICQEAKNYFDFSLECETVDQAVETYGLQKITLLREISLKTGIQILLKEYSFDSRHKPAFTEEDVLNIFPVVKHVNPKASDAFHFFQSGQAKVQQGFLKEGCELINEALNLFNNVYGAMHVEICACLRLLARLHYIMGDYAEALSNQQKAVLMSERVMGIEHPNTIQEYMHLALYCFASSQLSTALNLLYRARYLTLLVFGEDHPEMALLDNNIGLVLHGVMECDLSLRFLENALAVSTKYHGPKSLKVALSHHLVARVYESKAEFRSALQHEKEGYTIYKTQLGEDHEKTKESSEYLKCLTQQAVALQRTMNEIYRNGSSANIPPLKFTAPSMASVLEQLNVINGILFIPLSQKDLENLKAEVARRHQLQEASKNREKAEEPMATEPEPVGAPEDVASQPPAAKDPSSPSFQG from the exons ATGGCCTGGGCCCAGGTCTGTGCCAGCTGTTGCCGGCAGCTGGCTGAAGCAGTCCTGCCCACTGCCACTGGGGTTGAGACTGAGGAGAGGACCCTCTTGCtgggccctgcctctgccaggcaGTCCCCGGGACCCTTGATCCCAGGGGTCCCAGGTACCCCAAACCCTGGGTTCTCCTGCCCCTCTAACGGCTTCACTAGCAGTGACCCCCTTTCTGAGGGGTACAGGAAGGAGGGCCTGAGCACTGGTAGCAGCTCCACCTGGGGTCCTGGAGCCACCGCGGCCTCCTGGCCCACAGCCGTCCTTCTGGCCGACCTTGAGCAGGATGCAAGGCAGGGGGAGTGTGCCCTTCCCAGGGCTGTCCCAGCAGGCCTGGCCCCACTGAAACCCGAAGCCAGCCGGAGCTCTAGCCCTGGGTCGACCAGCTGCATGGGAGCAAGCGTAGTGGCAGAGGTCGGACCGAGAGACACAACCAGTGCCGGGCCTGAGCCAGAGACCTGGCTGCCTCGCTGCCATGGCAGTCTTGAGACTCCAGAGCCCAGGAGAGGGCAACCACCGACTGCACCAG AACTGCCGTCAGTCATGCTGTTGAATGGGGACTGCCCAGAGAGCCTGAAGAGGGAAGAGGGGACTGCCGAACCGCCCCGGGAAAATGGGCTGGATGAGGCCGAGCCAGGAGAGGAGACCACTGGACAGGAAGTCATTGTCATCCAGGACACAGGCTTTTCTGTGAAGATCCTGGCCCCTGGGATCGAGCCCTTCTCCCTACAg GTGTCCCCGCAGGAGATGGTACAGGAAATCCACCAGGTACTCATGGACCGTGAAGACACGTGTCACCGCACCTGCTTCTCACTGCACCTGGACGGCAACATGCTGGACCACTTTTCAGAGCTGCGCAGCGtggaggggctgcaggagggcTCCGTGCTACGTGTGGTAGAAG aGCCGTACACGGTGCGTGAGGCCCGCATCCACGTGCGCCATGTCCGAGACCTGCTCAAGAGCTTGGACCCGTCTGATGCCTTCAATGGGGTTGACTGCAACTCCTTGTCCTTCTTGAGCGTCTTCACCGACGGCGACCTGGGAG ACAGCGGGAAGCGGAAGAAGGGCTTGGAGATGGACCCCATCGACTGCACGCCACCCGAGTACATCCTTCCAGGGAGCCGGGAGCGGCCGTTGTGTCCCCTGCAGCCCCAGAACCGTGACTGGAAG CCCCTGCAGTGCCTGAAAGTGCTCACCATGAGTGGCTGGAACCCGCCCCCTGGGAACCGTAAGATGCATGGGGACCTCATGTACCTGTTTGTGATCACGGCCGAGGACCGGCAAGTCAGCATCACGGCGTCCACGCGGGGCTTTTATCTGAACCA GTCAACAGCGTATCACTTCAACCCCAAGCCCGCCAGCCCCCGCTTCCTCAGCCATTCCCTGGTGGAGCTGCTCAACCAGATCAGCCCGACCTTCAAAAAGAACTTTGCTGTGCTGCAGAAGAAAAG GGTCCAGCGCCACCCGTTCGAGAGGATCGCCACCCCGTTCCAGGTATACAGCTGGACAGCCCCCCAGGCAGAGCACGCCATGGACTGCGTGCGCGCAGAGGATGCCTACACCTCGAGGCTGGGCTACGAGGAGCACATACCCGGACAG ACCCGGGACTGGAACGAGGAGCTGCAGACCACGAGGGAACTGCCCCGCAAGAACCTGCCTGAGCGGCTGCTGCGAGAGAGAGCCATATTCAAG GTGCACAGTGACTTCACGGCGGCAGCCACGCGGGGTGCCATGGCGGTCATCGATGGCAACGTGATGGCCATCAACCCCAGTGAGGAGACCAGGATGCAGATGTTCATCTGGAACAACATCTTCTTCAGCCTGGGCTTCGATGTCCGTGACCACTACAAGGACTTCGGTGGGGACGTGGCGGCCTATGTGGCGCCCACCAACGACCTGAATGGCGTGCGCACATACAATGCAGTGGACGTGGAGGGGCTCTACACGCTGGGCACGGTGGTGGTGGATTACCGTGGCTACCGTGTTACGGCCCAGTCCATCATCCCCGGCATCCTGGAGCGGGACCAGGAGCAGAGCGTCATCTATGGCTCCATTGACTTTGGCAAGACAGTGGTGTCGCACCCACGATACCTGGAGCTGCTGGAACGCACGAGCCGGCCCCTCAAGATCCTGCGGCACCGGGTGCTCAACGACCGCGATGAGGAAGTGGAGCTCTGCTCTTCCGTGGAGTGCAAGGGCATCATCGGCAATGATGGGCGCCACTACATCCTCGACCTGCTGCGCACCTTCCCCCCTGACCTCAACTTCCTGCCCGTGCCTGGCGAGGGGCTGCCCGAGGAGTGCACCCGTGCTGGCTTCCCCCGCGCCCACCGGCACAAGCTCTGCTGCCTGCGCCAGGAGCTAGTGGATGCCTTTGTGGAGCACAG GTACCTCCTCTTCATGAAGCTGGCTGCCCTGCAGCTCATGCAGCAGAAAGCCAGCAAGTTGGAGAGCCCCACCTCACTGGAAAACGGCGGTCTCCCCTCCCCGGAGTCCAAGCCTGAAGACCCTCCAGGACCCGAGGCGGGAAGCGAGGAGGAGGGCAGCAATGCTAGTGGCCTGGCCAAGGTGAAGGAGCTGGCGGAGACCATCGCCTCGGACGACGGGACAG ACCCTCGGAGTCGGGAGGTGATCCGCAACGCATGCAAGGCAGTCGGCTCCATCAGCAACACAGCCTTTGACGTTCGCTTCAACCCTGACATCTTCTCGCCAG GGGTTCGCTTCCCTGAGTCTTGCCAGGAGGAAGTTCGGGACCAGAAGCAGCTGCTGAAAGATGCCGCTGCCTTCCTGCTCTCCTGCCAGATCCCCGGCTTG GTGAAGGACTGCACAGACCATGTGGTGCTGCCCATGGACGGGGCCACACTGGCCGAGGTGATGCGCCAGCGTGGCATCAACATGCGCTACCTGGGCAAGGTGTTAGACCTGGTGCTCCGGAGCCCGGCTCGTGACCAGCTGGACCACATCTAC AAAATTGGCATTGGAGAGCTCATCACCCGCTCTGCCAAGCATATCTTCAAGACATACTTACAG GGAGTTGAGCTCTCTGGCCTCTCAGCTGCCATCAGCCACTTCCTGAACTGCTTCCTGAGCTCATACCCCAACCCCGTGGCCCACCTGCCCGCTGACGAGCTGGTCTCCAAGaagaggaacaggaggaggagaaaccGTCCCCCGGGGGCGGCGGATAACACGGCCTGGGCCGTCATGACCCCCCAGGagctttggaaaaacatctgccAGGAGGCCAAGAACTACTTTGACTTCAGCCTCGAGTG TGAGACTGTGGACCAGGCTGTGGAGACATACGGCCTGCAGAAGATAACGCTGCTGCGGGAGATCTCCCTGAAGACCGGGATCCAG ATCCTGCTGAAGGAGTACAGCTTCGACAGCCGCCACAAACCCGCATTCACTGAGGAGGATGTGCTCAACATCTTCCCCGTGGTCAAGCACGTCAACCCAAAGGCCTCGGATGCCTTCCACTTCTTCCAGAGCGGGCAGGCCAAAGTACAGCAGG gcttcctgaaggagggcTGCGAGCTCATCAATGAGGCCCTGAACCTGTTTAACAACGTGTACGGAGCCATGCACGTGGAGATCTGCGCCTGCTTGCGCCTCCTGGCCCGTCTCCACTACATTATGGGTGACTACGCTGAG GCCCTGAGCAACCAACAGAAGGCAGTGCTGATGAGTGAGCGAGTGATGGGCATCGAGCACCCCAACACCATCCAGGAATAC ATGCACTTGGCCCTGTACTGCTTTGCCAGCAGCCAGCTGTCCACGGCCCTGAACCTGTTGTACCGCGCCCGCTACCTCACACTGCTCGTGTTCGGGGAGGACCACCCGGAGATGGCACTGCTGGAC AACAACATCGGGCTGGTGCTGCACGGAGTAATGGAGTGTGACCTGTCGCTGCGCTTCCTGGAGAATGCGCTGGCCGTCAGCACCAAGTACCACGGGCCCAAATCCCTCAAGGTGGCCCTCAG CCACCACCTGGTCGCCCGGGTCTACGAGAGCAAAGCCGAGTTCCGGTCAGCCCTACAGCACGAGAAGGAAGGCTACACCATCTACAAGACCCAG CTGGGCGAGGACCATGAGAAGACCAAGGAGAGCTCTGAGTACCTCAAGTGCCTGACCCAGCAGGCCGTGGCCCTGCAGCGCACCATGAATGAGATCTACCGCAACGGCTCCAGCGCCAACATCCCACCCCTCAAG TTCACAGCCCCCAGCATGGCCAGTGTCCTGGAACAGCTCAACGTCATCAACGGCATCCTCTTCATTCCTCTCAG CCAAAAAGACTTAGAGAATCTGAAAGCTGAGGTGGCACGGCGGCACCAGCTCCAGGAAGCCAGCAAAAACAGGGAGAAGGCCGAGGAGCCCATGGCCACCGAGCCTGAGCCAGTGGGGGCCCCAGAGGATGTGGCCTCCCAGCCCCCGGCTGCCAAGGACCCTTCTTCCCCGAGCTTTCAGGGGTAG